A region from the Pelobates fuscus isolate aPelFus1 chromosome 1, aPelFus1.pri, whole genome shotgun sequence genome encodes:
- the U2AF1 gene encoding splicing factor U2AF 35 kDa subunit yields the protein MAEYLASIFGTEKDKVNCSFYFKIGACRHGDRCSRLHNKPTFSQTIALLNIYRNPQNSSQSADGLRCAVSDVEMQEHYDEFFEEVFTEMEEKYGEVEEMNVCDNLGDHLVGNVYVKFRREEDAEKAVKDLNNRWFNGQPIHAELSPVTDFREACCRQYEMGECTRGGFCNFMHLKPISRELRRELYGRRRKKHRSRSRSRERRSRSRDRGRGGGGGGGGGGGGGGGGGRDRDRRRSRDRERSGRF from the exons GGTTAACTGCTCATTTTACTTTAAGATCGGGGCGTGTCGCCATGGGGATAGATGCTCACGTCTACACAACAAGCCCACCTTCAGCCAG ACAATAGCTCTGTTGAATATCTACCGCAATCCACAGAACTCGTCACAGTCAGCAGATGGACTTCGCT GTGCTGTGAGCGATGTGGAAATGCAGGAACATTATGACGAGTTCTTTGAA gAAGTGTTCACAGAGATGGAAGAGAAGTACGGTGAAGTGGAAGAGATGAATGTTTGTGATAATCTCGGGGATCACCTGGTGGGGAATGTCTATGTGAAG TTCCGCCGGGaagaggatgcagaaaaggctGTGAAGGATCTGAATAATCGTTGGTTTAACGGTCAGCCCATCCACGCAGAGCTGTCTCCGGTCACTGATTTTAGGGAAGCATGCTGTCGCCAGTATGAGATGGG GGAGTGCACACGTGGGGGATTCTGTAATTTCATGCATCTGAAGCCAATTTCTCGAGAACTACGCAGAGAACTGTATGGACGTCGTCGGAAGAA GCATCGATCTCGCTCAAGATCCCGCGAACGCCGCTCTCGTTCCAGAGATCGTGGGCGggggggtggaggtggtggtggaggaggaggaggaggaggaggagggggcggCCGGGACAGGGACCGTCGGAGGTCAAGAGACCGAGAGAGGTCGGGTCGTTTCTGA